Proteins from one Danaus plexippus chromosome 2, MEX_DaPlex, whole genome shotgun sequence genomic window:
- the LOC116779729 gene encoding LOW QUALITY PROTEIN: uncharacterized protein LOC116779729 (The sequence of the model RefSeq protein was modified relative to this genomic sequence to represent the inferred CDS: substituted 1 base at 1 genomic stop codon): protein MASAPTDWQLECTELKQRGAYLLQTGQWSDCTFLVGTEPNQVVVVGHKLILAMASPVFEAMFYGGMAERNEPIPIVDVQIDAFKALLEYIYTGNINISSFDKACELCYGAKKYMLPHLVKECTRYLWSDLYPRNACRAYEFARLFEENVLMEKCIQVVSFDDXHNTKEVLNDSSFEEVELNTVITVFSLDHLNVDSELDLFEAAVRYAKAMEKRNVENNSPPADGASASENRPKSPVPSTSQEKEQVVNIDSSAESSPEAVMDTCKSNEAETATPTQTKHLDKLGEKKEKPSIRRAVEKIRFLTLSPQQFAAGPARSVLLSESEAFAVLMNILNAHTDVALPEGFSTSRVPRKQLISSNYAYLHRGHSESSECGASVGRAASQTIPTRWSKVTLSIHNPVSGMVVLEHMERHSDGHKMYCQRALVQHTDCLNTNSLDCSVTFMVDKNICLLGVQVPTQAPSEESGGYVCGGGGYSELLYAHLLDSDGARLTYTHYTHRVPYRHLQDIMFNRPVYIQKNKVYKVAIVFNKMGWYPIGLCAQQVTAEGVSFNFGIGHNCDSIRDGLIRSIIFTY from the exons ATGGCTTCAGCACCGACAGATTGGCAGCTGGAATGCACTGAATTAAAGCAACGGGGGGCCTACCTTCTTCAAACAGGCCAGTGGTCTGATTGCACCTTCTTAGTAGGAACGGAACCCAACCAAGTAGTGGTGGTCGGTCACAAGCTCATCCTAGCGATGGCATCTCCGGTGTTCGAAGCAATGTTTTATGGTGGGATGGCTGAACGAAATGAACCAATACCAATCGTAGACGTCCAAATAGATGCCTTTAAAGCTCTTCTAGA ATACATTTACACAGGCAATATAAACATTAGTTCATTCGATAAGGCCTGCGAATTATGTTACGGCGCCAAGAAGTATATGCTGCCACATCTGGTTAAAGAATGCACCAGATATTTATGGTCTGATCTGTACCCTAGAAATGCCTGTAGGGCTTATGAGTTTGCAAGACTGTTTGAAGAGAATGTGCTCATGGAGAAATGTATTCAGGTAGTTTCATTTGATGATTAA CACAACACTAAAGAGGTCCTAAATGACAGCAGTTTTGAGGAGGTGGAGCTTAACACGGTCATTACTGTATTCTCTTTAGACCATCTCAATGTTGACAGTGAACTAGACCTATTTGAAGCTGCTGTGAG ATATGCAAAAGCAATGGAAAAAAGGAATGTTGAAAACAACAGCCCCCCAGCAGATGGAGCATCTGCAAGTGAAAATCGTCCAAAGAGTCCCGTGCCTTCAACATCCCAGGAGAAAGAACAG GTGGTGAATATTGATAGTAGTGCTGAAAGTAGCCCAGAGGCAGTCATGGACACTTGCAAGTCAAATGAAGCCGAGACAGCAACTCCAACGCAAACTAAACATTTAGATAAGTTGGGAG AGAAGAAAGAAAAGCCATCAATTCGTCGTGCTGTGGAGAAGATTCGTTTCTTGACTCTATCGCCTCAGCAGTTTGCGGCAGGTCCGGCACGTTCGGTGCTGCTCAGTGAGAGTGAAGCCTTTGCCGTGCTCATGAACATCCTCAATGCTCACACTGATGTAGCGTTGCCTGAAGGCTTCTCCACTTCCAGGGTGCCAAGGAAGCAACTGATCAGTTCCAATT atgCCTACCTTCACCGTGGACACTCCGAGTCCAGTGAGTGTGGAGCAAGTGTGGGGCGAGCTGCATCCCAGACCATCCCGACACGATG GAGTAAAGTTACCCTTTCAATCCACAATCCCGTCTCCGGTATGGTCGTGTTAGAGCACATGGAGCGTCACAGCGACGGACACAAGATGTACTGTCAGAGGGCGCTGGTGCAGCACACGGACTGTCTTAACACCAACTCGCTGGACTGCTCCGTCACGTTCATGGTAGACAAGAACATTTGTCTTCTGGGAGTTCAG GTGCCAACCCAGGCTCCCAGCGAGGAGTCAGGTGGATATGTCTGTGGTGGTGGAGGGTACTCTGAACTCCTGTACGCACACTTGCTGGATTCTGATGGGGCGAGGCTCACGTACACACACTACACACATCGGGTACCATACCGACATCTGCAGGACATCATGTTCAACAGACCTGTCTACATACAGAAGAATAAG GTCTACAAGGTAGCAATAGTTTTCAACAAGATGGGCTGGTACCCGATTGGTCTGTGCGCACAGCAGGTGACCGCTGAGGGGGTGTCCTTCAACTTCGGCATCGGACACAACTGTGACTCCATCAGGGATGGACTCATCAGATCTATCATATTCACATACTAG
- the LOC116779611 gene encoding type II inositol 1,4,5-trisphosphate 5-phosphatase, with translation MNHEEIKAVVQEKFLSSEKVTAFLCDAKVLHPDWVKKERLLAIVEYGDEKAVFCLFTSCYPPKSFTDLSVEIVLPVDNTFKCEIDNKPSDPEAILYLNLQSRNNKFKFEIQMTPRVDNFVDDLFRGIEAVNKLQLQPEFLWLKKYNGKNEDDILAHTMVAPRGGVTHMQNSAPVAIRESLIKRKMSDKENDYTFTKKFTVFCGTWNVNDKSPVIPLKGWLSVDKEPPDIYAIGFQELDLSKETFLFDQTAREDEWYNAVLGYVDRRAKYVKVEKVRLVGMLLIVLIKEKHFSHVRNVICDTVGTGIMGKMGNKGGVSIRLDLHNTSICFVNSHLAAHVEEYERRNQDFRDICNRTRFIQPNQQPKGIKDHDHIYWLGDLNYRITELDPQSVRKLVSENNFLPVLERDQLKQQHKNGNVFSGYTEGPITFKPTYKYDPGTDNWDSSEKNRAPAWCDRIFWKGNNIIQLAYRSHPPLNISDHKPVSAIFMSEIKIIDEEKYRKVYEEVIKQLDKLENELIPQVKVDITDIDFGTVKYLELQVRTITIKNTGKLPVEFEFIKKLDEASFCKEWLIVEPYKKCICADETCEIQLKVLINKTSACKMNAGIDKLYDILVLHLYGGKDIFITVNGTYERSCFGCSIEVLVNLNKPVREIPVGKLIELESKRDQCISNHSTYSIPKEIWFLVDHIYLHGLKEPNLFEQPGLHSEVLQIRDWLDTGSIDPIPGSIHSVAEALLLLLESTADPIIPYNLQSVCLRASANYLQCKQIIMELPEFRKNVFLYLCEFLQEALQHSAENGLDSKTLSTLFGAIFLRDNPNVIQEPQSRINKQVIDKKKAHFVYHFLTNDHSDLIFAR, from the coding sequence atgaatcacGAAGAGATAAAAGCCGTAGTTCAGGAAAAGTTTCTATCAAGTGAAAAAGTAACGGCATTTTTGTGCGACGCCAAAGTTCTCCACCCAGACTGGGTCAAGAAGGAAAGGCTCTTAGCAATTGTGGAGTACGGAGATGAGAAAGccgtattttgtttatttacgtCATGTTACCCTCCAAAATCATTCACCGACTTATCTGTAGAAATTGTGCTCCCAGTAgacaatacttttaaatgtgaaattgACAACAAACCCTCAGATCCTGAAGCAATTTTGTACCTGAACCTACAGTctcgtaataataaatttaagttcgAAATCCAAATGACTCCTCGTGTTGACAATTTTGTAGATGACCTTTTTCGAGGTATTGAAGCAGTGAACAAGCTGCAATTACAACCAGAATTCCTTTggctcaaaaaatataatggcaAGAATGAGGATGATATTTTAGCTCACACTATGGTCGCACCAAGGGGAGGAGTAACACACATGCAGAACTCAGCTCCCGTTGCTATAAGAGAGAGTCTCATAAAGAGAAAAATGAGTGACAAAGAGAATGATTACACATTCACCAAAAAATTTACTGTTTTCTGTGGCACCTGGAATGTCAATGATAAATCACCTGTGATACCTCTCAAAGGATGGTTAAGTGTGGATAAAGAGCCACCTGATATATATGCCATAGGTTTTCAGGAATTAGACTTGTCCAAAGAAACCTTTCTTTTTGACCAAACTGCAAGAGAAGATGAATGGTATAATGCCGTGTTAGGTTATGTGGATAGGAGAGCTAAATATGTTAAAGTTGAAAAGGTGAGACTAGTGGGCATGCTGCTCATAGTACTGATAAAGGAAAAGCATTTTTCACATGTACGTAATGTTATCTGTGACACGGTCGGTACTGGTATAATGGGTAAGATGGGAAATAAGGGAGGAGTCTCTATAAGACTTGATTTACATAACACTTCCATCTGTTTTGTCAATTCCCATTTGGCTGCACATGTTGAAGAGTATGAGAGACGAAATCAAGACTTCAGGGACATTTGTAACAGAACGAGATTCATACAACCCAACCAACAGCCGAAAGGTATAAAGGACCATGATCACATTTACTGGCTCGGCGATCTTAACTATCGCATAACGGAGTTAGATCCGCAGAGTGTCAGGAAGCTTGTTAGTGAAAATAACTTTCTACCGGTCTTGGAACGAGATCAGTTAAAACAACAGCATAAAAATGGTAATGTTTTTTCTGGTTACACCGAAGGGCCTATCACATTTAAACCTACATACAAATATGACCCCGGTACAGACAACTGGGACTCCAGTGAAAAGAACAGGGCTCCTGCCTGGTGTGATAGAATATTTTGgaaaggaaataatattatacagttAGCATACAGAAGTCATCCACCTCTAAATATAAGTGACCACAAACCTGTGTCCGCTATATTCatgtctgaaataaaaataatagatgaaGAGAAGTATAGGAAAGTATATGAAGAGGTGATCAAACAGTTAGATAAACTGGAGAATGAACTGATACCACAGGTTAAAGTGGACATCACGGACATTGATTTTGGAACTGTTAAGTACTTGGAGTTGCAAGTAAGGACTATCACTATTAAGAACACTGGGAAACTGCCAGTGGAGTTtgagttcataaaaaaattggatGAGGCAAGCTTTTGCAAGGAATGGCTGATTGTTGAAccatacaaaaaatgtatctGTGCCGACGAGACATGTGAAATTCAACTGAAGGTGCTTATAAATAAGACTTCCGCTTGTAAAATGAATGCCGGAATTgacaaattatatgatatattagtGTTACATCTGTATGGTGGCaaggatatatttattacagtcaATGGCACCTATGAAAGAAGTTGTTTCGGATGTTCCATTGAggttttagttaatttaaacaagCCAGTCAGAGAAATCCCAGTCGGGAAACTCATTGAGCTGGAGAGTAAGAGAGATCAATGCATTTCTAATCATTCGACATATTCTATACCTAAAGAAATTTGGTTCCTCGTTGACCACATTTATCTTCATGGACTGAAGGAGCCTAATCTGTTTGAACAGCCGGGTCTGCACTCGGAAGTTCTACAAATCAGAGACTGGTTGGATACTGGATCTATAGATCCAATACCTGGGAGCATTCATTCAGTTGCTGAGGCACTACTGCTTCTTCTGGAAAGTACAGCAGATCCAATAATCCCATACAATCTTCAGTCAGTATGTCTTCGGGCTTCCGCCAACTATCTTCAGtgcaaacaaataataatggaaTTGCCAGAATTTAGAAAGAACGTTTTTCTGTATTTGTGTGAATTCTTACAGGAGGCATTGCAGCACAGCGCGGAGAATGGTTTGGATTCTAAGACGCTGTCGACTCTATTCGGTGCTATATTCCTGAGGGACAACCCCAATGTGATCCAAGAACCTCAGTCCAGAATAAACAAGCAAGTCATTGACAAGAAGAAAGCACATTTTGTGTATCATTTCTTAACAAACGACCATagtgatttaatatttgcaaGATAG
- the LOC116765293 gene encoding LOW QUALITY PROTEIN: uncharacterized protein LOC116765293 (The sequence of the model RefSeq protein was modified relative to this genomic sequence to represent the inferred CDS: inserted 2 bases in 2 codons) gives MLLKCTADGRRIKVNGPPMSQANVARGMKMTMSTTATMSARVHRKVMRAPHKRAHPGKMLHAGKLVHPGKGIHPGKFAHVGKFGKLGHYTHTHSLRPPEPCDNSNDSGLGPDPVNRLSEVAEEWEEPETKRRCERETGVKIECDDANDAYAFALPAAPSHAPSAPDTAPATLPIPAIKAGSSISSPSIAETTGKRFQNPTYWSYGKLESSGKLANKYASGGKLGGKLGGKLSGKHGGKLAQALARRRALAAMTHSGPPGLSAPLSCKSRDGTVELQILCQPETQHRARYQTEGSRGAVKDNSGNGFPVVKLVGYDKPAVLQVFIGTDTGRVAPHMFYQACRVSGKNSTPCKERKEDGTVVIEIDLEPAKNWQVTCDCVGILKERNVDVEHRFGEALGGGAGGVHAARGKKKSTRCRMVFRTEILDSNGQTETLQVCSTQIICTQPPGVPEVCRKSLVSCPVTGGLELYLLGKNFLKETRVVFRVKQDGVTWEEEVVPDKEFLQQTHLVCCVPPYSRPDIQEXVCVQLFVRSGGKSSEPHAFYYTPAGARAMHCTQHPAHTPLTPHTPHTGEAALMPPPLAPLAPLPPARRTSLLHDPHSPLGLKSEVDESSQHSLLEGERSEPDAPLADDIMDLRLKSETITCDSQTQVGFVSGYDSIKLSPNTTSRDESPSVIASFTQQLQAIQNQVQTDKMVESVTAAIFNSDNAGQMYEQPLLPINTMDTMQRIMSAKTAMDPLDRDMKVLNSDLMMTGDPMQTSVLQTTGEQRLMVYDQVPPAREDGFNPFGAIGKMEATQIKQRLAQQTAHMDALVEDAMRSAGATIMPGDAAKLDELVNSRVXDHLGGTGTSPSGASHASDVLLSPGAAVVPRTSDLLLPLAATTMSPDVILDPQVSPSMLCDSSQRIVLPPRSQDELMMMPDIPSSVKTPPAAVKSMILNAAAEILTSDRAMNALVTSAINTANMAAADAAPADEPAAAMSQAVSQAVTQAVSQAVSQAVSQAVSQEMTAPVQGLTDMSDQDLLSYINPSTFDQV, from the exons GCATGAAAATGACTATGTCCACTACAGCCACAATGAGCGCCCGCGTTCACCGGAAAGTGATGCGCGCGCCTCATAAGCGAGCGCATCCGGGGAAAATGCTCCACGCCGGGAAACTGGTGCACCCGGGGAAGGGAATCCACCCGGGCAAGTTCGCACATGTGGGGAAGTTCGGGAAACTCGGTCACTACACGCACACGCACTCGTTGCGTCCTCCGGAGCCCTGCGACAATAGTAACGACAGCGGTCTGGGGCCCGACCCCGTCAACAG ATTGTCGGAGGTGGCCGAGGAGTGGGAAGAGCCGGAAACAAAGAGGCGGTGCGAGAGAGAGACGGGTGTTAAGATAGAGTGCGATGACGCTAACGATGCGTACGCGTTCGCTCTACCCGCCGCGCCCTCGCACGCGCCCAGCGCCCCTGACACTGCGCCCGCTACACTACCGATTCCCGC AATCAAAGCCGGTTCCAGCATTTCTAGTCCAAGCATAGCAGAGACGACTGGCAAAAGATTTCAAAATCCAACGTATTGGTCGTACGGGAAACTGGAGAGTAGCGGCAAGCTAGCCAATAAGTATGCCAGTGGTGGCAAATTAGGGGGAAAATTGGGTGGTAAATTATCAGGGAAGCATGGTGGAAAATTAGCCCAGGCATTGGCGCGACGAAGAGCGCTGGCAGCTATGACACACTCAGGGCCGCCGGGCTTATCGGCGCCGCTCTCATGCAAATCTAGAGATGGGACGGTTGAGCTGCAAATACTATGTCAACCGGAGACACAGCATAGAGCGAG ATATCAGACCGAAGGAAGTCGAGGAGCAGTTAAAGACAATTCTGGGAATGGCTTCCCTGTTGTGAAACTTGTCGGTTATGACAAGCCAGCCGTGCTTCAG GTATTCATAGGTACTGATACAGGACGCGTGGCCCCTCATATGTTTTACCAGGCGTGCCGCGTCTCTGGCAAGAACTCTACGCCGTGCAAAGAAAGGAAAGAAGATGGGACTGTTGTCATTGAAATTGACTTGGAACCAGCAAAAAACTGGCAGGTCACTTGCGACTGCGTAGGAATTCTGAAG GAACGTAACGTGGATGTAGAGCACAGGTTCGGCGAGGCCCTGGGCGGTGGGGCGGGCGGGGTGCACGCGGCGCGCGGGAAGAAGAAGTCCACAAGATGCCGCATGGTCTTCCGCACCGAGATACTGGACTCCAACGGACAAACAGAGACCCTGCAAGTCTGCTCCACACAGATCATATGCA CCCAGCCTCCCGGAGTACCGGAAGTGTGCAGGAAGTCGCTGGTGTCGTGTCCGGTGACGGGCGGCTTGGAGTTGTACCTGCTGGGGAAGAACTTCCTGAAGGAGACCAGAGTGGTGTTCCGCGTCAAACAAGACGGAGTCACCTGGGAGGAGGAGGTCGTTCCGGACAAGGAGTTCTTGCAACAG ACCCACCTGGTGTGCTGCGTGCCGCCTTACTCGCGCCCCGACATCCAGG GCGTGTGCGTCCAGTTGTTCGTGCGCTCGGGCGGCAAATCCTCCGAGCCGCACGCCTTCTACTACACGCCGGCCGGGGCGCGCGCGATGCACTGCACCCAGCACCCCGCGCACACCCCCCTCACCCCCCACACCCCTCACACAG GTGAGGCTGCTCTCATGCCGCCGCCTCTCGCCCCCCTCGCGCCTCTCCCGCCCGCTCGCCGGACCTCTCTGCTGCACGACCCTCACTCTCCGCTGGGACTCAAGAGCGAG GTGGACGAGTCCAGCCAACACTCGCTGCTGGAGGGCGAGCGCTCGGAGCCCGACGCGCCGCTCGCCGATGACATCATGGACCTGCGGCTCAAGTCGGAGACCATCACCTGCGACTCGCAGACACAG GTGGGTTTCGTGAGCGGTTACGACTCTATCAAGCTGTCTCCGAACACTACGTCGCGGGACGAGTCCCCGTCCGTGATCGCGTCTTTCACACAGCAGCTGCAGGCCATACAGAACCAGGTGCAGACGGACAAGATGGTCGAGTCCGTGACCGCCGCCATCTTCAACTCTGACAACGCCGGCCAGATGTACGAGCAGCCGCTGCTTCCCATCAACACCATGGACACCATGCAGCGGATCATGTCTGCCAAGACCGCCATGGACCCGCTCGACCGAGACATGAAAGTACTGAACTCAGACCTGATGATGACCGGCGACCCCATGCAGACCAGCGTGCTGCAGACCACCGGCGAACAGCGACTCATGGTGTACGATCAAGTGCCGCCAGCCCGCGAGGACGGCTTTAACCCTTTCGGAGCCATCGGCAAGATGGAGGCGACTCAGATAAAACAACGGCTGGCGCAGCAAACCGCGCACATGGACGCGCTCGTGGAGGACGCCATGCGCTCCGCCGGCGCCACCATCATGCCCGGCGACGCCGCGAAGCTCGACGAGCTGGTGAACTCGCGAG GAGACCACCTGGGCGGCACGGGGACCTCGCCTTCCGGCGCTTCGCACGCTTCCGACGTGCTGCTTAGTCCCGGGGCGGCGGTCGTGCCCCGCACCTCCGACCTCCTGCTGCCGCTGGCCGCCACCACCATGTCCCCGGACGTGATCCTCGATCCTCAAGTGTCCCCCTCGATGCTCTGCGACTCCTCGCAGCGTATCGTGCTCCCGCCGCGGTCGCAGGACGAGCTGATGATGATGCCGGACATCCCGTCGTCCGTGAAGACGCCGCCGGCCGCCGTCAAGTCTATGATCCTGAACGCGGCCGCCGAGATTCTGACTTCGGACCGCGCCATGAACGCGCTCGTCACTTCCGCCATCAACACAGCCAACATGGCGGCAGCGGACGCGGCGCCGGCGGACGAGCCCGCGGCCGCCATGTCGCAGGCCGTGTCGCAGGCCGTCACTCAGGCGGTGTCGCAGGCCGTGTCGCAGGCGGTGTCGCAGGCCGTGTCGCAGGAGATGACTGCGCCCGTGCAGGGCCTCACGGACATGAGCGACCAGGACCTGCTGTCCTACATCAACCCCAGCACCTTCGACCAGG TGTGA
- the LOC116779788 gene encoding prolactin regulatory element-binding protein: protein MSRNRCDGLLAKVDFPLYTLQTLTDRHVLVAGGGGASNTGVANGFEIFELSYNGTKFVAEEVMRYETGPNVVMTCSVQNVEDRIYLAAGQESHCQLYKVNVRMVDPAEMRRGSFRAENGLVRRRRTVSENDNISKNSGPEKRMSFEIRPCDSVQTDFGKDPLQRVVTISHDGKLMATGGVDGKVRLWSFPKMQLLFELNGHTKELDDLDFSPCSKQLVSIAKDGLLLVWNAKAGGAPQVKLTCPETHGGRYLFRRCRFGAIEDVQGKYRMFTIANPLTRSGKARGLLQQWEPVSGQVCRTVVVAESLSALAVRDDGRYVGVGTMFTGSIHIYVAFSLQRVLHVSGAHGMFVTGVQWARAASLPHCEAALLSISVDNRLVVHTLPSPGSMPAWVAVLLIVFVLFCTFCLCSYLGI from the exons ATGTCTCGTAATAGATGTGATGGTTTACTTGCGAAAGTAGATTTTCCTCTTTATACACTCCAGACCCTCACAGACCGTCATGTCCTCGTTGCAGGAGGCGGTGGGGCGTCAAATACAGGCGTAGCAAATGGTTTC GAAATTTTCGAGTTATCCTACAATGGCACAAAATTCGTTGCCGAAGAGGTGATGAGATATGAAACTGGTCCGAACGTCGTGATGACATGTTCCGTTCAGAACGTCGAAGATCGTATCTATCTGGCGGCCGGTCAGGAGAGTCATTGTCAGTTGTATAAAGTCAATGTGCGGATGGTAGACCCAGCCGAGATGCGCCGCGGCAGCTTCAGGGCGGAGAACGGACTAGTGCGTCGTCGACGGACAGTCTCAGAAAATGATAACATATCAAAAAATAGTGGCCCAGAGAAAAGAATGTCTTTTGAAATAAGGCCATGTGACAGTGTACAAACTGATTTTGG TAAAGATCCCTTACAGAGGGTGGTAACTATCAGCCATGACGGTAAGCTGATGGCGACCGGAGGCGTCGACGGCAAAGTTAGACTGTGGTCATTTCCAAAAATGCaactattatttgaattaaacggTCACACCAAAGAG CTGGACGACCTGGATTTCAGTCCGTGTAGTAAACAGCTGGTGAGTATCGCCAAGGACGGGCTTCTATTGGTGTGGAACGCCAAGGCCGGGGGCGCTCCGCAGGTGAAGCTGACCTGTCCCGAGACGCACGGCGGCCGGTACCTGTTCAGGAGGTGCAG GTTCGGAGCGATAGAAGACGTCCAAGGCAAGTATCGCATGTTCACGATCGCAAACCCCCTGACGCGCTCGGGGAAGGCCCGAGGTCTGCTCCAGCAGTGGGAGCCGGTCAGCGGGCAGGTCTGCCGCACCGTGGTCGTGGCCGAGTCGCTGTCCGCCCTGGCCGTCAGGGACGATGGGCGGTACGTGGGCGTGGGCACCATGTTCACCGGATCGATACACATCTACGTGGCGTTCAGTTTACAG CGCGTGTTGCACGTGTCGGGGGCTCACGGTATGTTCGTGACGGGCGTTCAATGGGCGCGCGCGGCGTCTCTGCCACACTGCGAGGCCGCGCTACTCTCCATCTCCGTCGACAACCGCCTGGTTGTCCACACGCTGCCCTCACCAG GGTCGATGCCGGCCTGGGTCGCCGTGCTCCTCATCGTCTTCGTGTTGTTCTGCACCTTCTGCCTCTGTTCATATTTGGGAATCTAA